The sequence TCTCGTAGAGCGAGAGCAGGGCGCCATACATGAGGCCCAGCGTAACGGGCGAGCCGTCGGGCGTAATCACAGCCGAGCCCACAAGCAGGCCAACGTATACGTAACGCCAGGCGCTGCGGAAGGCCGCGTAGGACACGATATGGAAGACGGACAGGTAAAAGATGATGAGCGGCAGCTCAAACGCCACACCAAAGCCGATCATAAAGAGCAGCTCCATGTTGACGTAGTTCTCCAGATCGGGCAGCGCCGTGGCGACGGCCGAGGTTTCGCCGATGAGCCACTCAAAGCCCGCAGGGATGATGATGAAGTAGCAAAAGATTGCGCCCAGGAAGAACAGCACCGTCGAGGCGAGCACCGTGGGCACGACCCACTTGCGCTCGTTGGGGCGAAGCGCCGGCAGGAAAAACGCCAGAATCTGCCAGATGATCATGGGCGTGCACATGACCACGGCCATCTTGATGGCCAGCGAGAAGCGCAGGCCAAAGCCGCCGAGCGTGGTGGTGATGTAGAACTTACCATCCGGCACAAAGGAGCGGATGGGATCTTCCAGGATGTCGAGCACCACGGGCGTGGCGAAATACAGCACGATGGCTGCGGCAAACACCGAGACGACCACGATGGTCAGGCGGCGACGGAGCTCTCCCAGGTGATCGAAGAGCGGCATACGCGCAGGTCCGATAGGCATTACTCATCGCCTCCCTTCGGGGCATCGGCAGCGGCATCGTCCTCGGCCTCGAGCTCGCGGGCAAGCTGGTCGACGACGGCCTTGCGCTTGCGGGGACGACGGGCATAGAGGTCGGCCGT is a genomic window of Collinsella aerofaciens containing:
- the tatC gene encoding twin-arginine translocase subunit TatC; this encodes MPIGPARMPLFDHLGELRRRLTIVVVSVFAAAIVLYFATPVVLDILEDPIRSFVPDGKFYITTTLGGFGLRFSLAIKMAVVMCTPMIIWQILAFFLPALRPNERKWVVPTVLASTVLFFLGAIFCYFIIIPAGFEWLIGETSAVATALPDLENYVNMELLFMIGFGVAFELPLIIFYLSVFHIVSYAAFRSAWRYVYVGLLVGSAVITPDGSPVTLGLMYGALLSLYEISLAIARVVITAREGKEGLFVSRLDLFSDDEDDEE